One window of Sinorhizobium fredii NGR234 genomic DNA carries:
- a CDS encoding potassium transporter Kup: MSQSSAPAVHGSENARRLLALALGSIGVVYGDIGTSPLYAFREALRPLAHDGVTDVEIIGLISMMIWSLTIIVTIKYVLFLLRADNQGEGGTLSLLALLMKTANGHTWLLFFMGVAGAALFIGDAMITPALSVLSAVEGLKLVTPALSDYVVPIAVVILLLLFAVQSKGTAAVSNFFGPITLVWFLVMGGIGLVHIADDLSIFSAFNPFYAATFLFNEGYVGVIVLGAVFLTVTGAEALYADLGHFGRRPIQWAWFVIVFPALTLNYLGQGAFILEHPEAMSDPFFLMFPKWALLPVVILATAATIIASQAVITGAFSLTRQAIHLGFLPRMAIFHTSETHTGQIYLPNVNTLLMFGVMALVFVFGSSEALATAYGISVTGAMVVTTLLAFEFLRARWNWSAWWAAAALLPLLALEFVFLGANMLKIHDGGYVPILIAATFIIVMWTWKRGTQILHAKTRHIDIPLASFIKSIERKSEHAPVAVPGTAIFLTSDPDSTPAALLHNIKHNHVLHQQNFILTVRTANTPKVPKEERVSVRPLSERFTLLEMKFGYMETQNVSQALGLFRKSGLKFDIMSTSFYLGRRKLVPDAQSGMPHWQDRLFIALANAAIDPSDYFRLPTNRVVELGSHVII, from the coding sequence ATGTCTCAATCGTCTGCGCCTGCCGTGCATGGATCTGAAAATGCGCGCCGCCTGCTTGCCTTGGCGCTCGGGTCCATCGGCGTCGTCTATGGCGACATCGGCACGAGCCCGCTCTACGCTTTTCGCGAAGCGCTGCGCCCGCTTGCGCATGACGGCGTGACGGATGTGGAGATCATCGGCCTCATCTCGATGATGATCTGGTCGCTGACAATCATCGTGACGATCAAATACGTGCTCTTCCTGTTGCGGGCCGACAACCAGGGCGAGGGCGGGACGCTCTCGCTGCTGGCCCTGCTGATGAAGACGGCCAATGGCCACACATGGCTTCTGTTCTTCATGGGGGTCGCCGGAGCGGCTCTCTTCATCGGCGACGCGATGATCACGCCGGCGCTCTCGGTTCTCTCTGCTGTCGAGGGCCTGAAGCTGGTGACGCCGGCGCTGTCGGACTATGTCGTCCCGATCGCGGTCGTCATCCTGCTGCTCCTGTTTGCCGTGCAATCGAAGGGGACCGCCGCCGTCTCCAATTTCTTCGGGCCGATCACGCTCGTCTGGTTCCTGGTCATGGGCGGCATCGGCCTCGTCCACATCGCCGACGATCTGTCGATCTTCTCCGCTTTCAACCCGTTCTACGCCGCAACCTTCCTGTTCAACGAAGGCTATGTCGGCGTCATCGTGTTGGGCGCCGTGTTCCTGACGGTGACCGGCGCCGAAGCGCTCTATGCCGACCTCGGCCATTTCGGCCGACGGCCGATCCAATGGGCCTGGTTCGTCATCGTCTTTCCGGCTCTCACCCTGAACTATCTCGGCCAGGGGGCCTTTATCCTCGAGCACCCCGAGGCGATGTCCGACCCTTTCTTCCTGATGTTCCCGAAGTGGGCGCTGCTTCCCGTCGTCATTCTGGCGACGGCGGCGACCATCATCGCCAGCCAGGCCGTCATCACCGGTGCTTTCTCGCTGACGCGCCAGGCGATCCATCTCGGCTTCCTGCCGCGCATGGCGATTTTCCACACGTCGGAGACCCATACGGGGCAGATCTACCTGCCGAACGTCAACACGCTGCTGATGTTCGGCGTCATGGCGCTGGTCTTCGTCTTCGGTTCTTCCGAAGCGCTCGCCACCGCCTACGGCATCTCGGTCACCGGTGCCATGGTGGTGACGACGTTGCTCGCTTTCGAGTTCCTGCGCGCGCGCTGGAACTGGTCGGCCTGGTGGGCCGCCGCCGCGCTGCTGCCGCTCCTGGCGCTGGAATTCGTCTTCCTCGGCGCTAACATGCTGAAGATCCACGATGGCGGTTATGTGCCGATCCTGATCGCGGCGACCTTCATCATTGTCATGTGGACCTGGAAGCGCGGCACCCAGATCCTCCACGCCAAGACGCGTCACATCGACATTCCTTTGGCAAGCTTCATCAAGTCGATCGAACGCAAGAGCGAGCATGCGCCGGTCGCCGTGCCCGGTACGGCGATCTTCCTGACGAGCGACCCGGATTCGACGCCGGCCGCGCTGCTGCACAACATCAAGCACAACCACGTCCTGCACCAGCAGAACTTCATTCTGACGGTCCGCACCGCCAACACCCCGAAGGTGCCGAAGGAAGAGCGCGTCAGCGTCCGGCCGCTATCGGAACGCTTCACCCTGCTCGAGATGAAGTTCGGCTATATGGAGACCCAGAACGTCTCGCAGGCGCTCGGCCTCTTCCGCAAGTCGGGTCTGAAGTTCGATATCATGTCGACATCCTTCTATCTCGGCCGCCGCAAGCTCGTGCCCGATGCCCAGTCCGGCATGCCGCACTGGCAGGATCGCCTGTTCATCGCGCTCGCCAACGCCGCCATCGATCCCTCCGACTATTTCCGCCTGCCGACCAACCGCGTCGTCGAACTCGGTTCCCACGTGATCATCTGA
- a CDS encoding SDR family NAD(P)-dependent oxidoreductase: MTPPSSQFPDLRDRGVLVSGGGSGIGAALVEGFLRQGARVAFIDIAEDSSRTLADKLAAETGQRPEFIHADLADVEQAKNAADAAVAALGPIGVLVNNAARDDRQPLEAVTKESWDDSLAVNLRHFFFLSQAVAPHMRQAGGGSIINFSSIAFKLNMPEIPAYATAKAGIIGLTKSLAGKLGPDNIRVNAILPGMIVTERQRRLWLTEETIAGMQNRQCLKRMLVAEDLVGPCLFLASDCSGAMTAQTMIIDGGVF, encoded by the coding sequence ATGACGCCGCCAAGCAGTCAGTTTCCCGACTTGCGTGATCGCGGCGTGCTGGTGAGCGGCGGCGGATCCGGCATCGGCGCCGCTCTGGTCGAGGGCTTTCTGCGACAGGGGGCGCGCGTTGCCTTCATCGATATTGCCGAGGACTCAAGCCGGACGCTCGCGGACAAGCTTGCCGCCGAAACGGGGCAAAGGCCCGAATTCATTCACGCCGATCTCGCGGACGTCGAGCAGGCAAAAAACGCCGCGGATGCGGCCGTCGCGGCGCTCGGGCCGATTGGCGTGCTCGTCAACAATGCCGCACGGGACGACCGGCAGCCCCTCGAGGCGGTGACCAAGGAAAGCTGGGACGATAGCCTGGCGGTCAATCTCAGGCATTTCTTCTTCCTCTCCCAGGCGGTCGCGCCGCATATGCGACAGGCGGGCGGCGGGTCGATCATCAATTTCTCGTCGATCGCCTTCAAGCTGAACATGCCCGAAATACCTGCCTACGCAACGGCAAAGGCAGGTATCATCGGCCTTACCAAGTCGCTCGCCGGAAAGCTCGGGCCGGACAATATCCGCGTCAATGCCATCCTGCCCGGCATGATCGTCACCGAACGGCAGAGGCGGCTCTGGCTGACGGAGGAAACGATCGCCGGGATGCAGAACAGGCAGTGCCTGAAGCGGATGCTGGTTGCCGAAGATCTCGTCGGCCCCTGCCTCTTTCTGGCGTCGGATTGTTCGGGAGCAATGACGGCGCAGACCATGATCATCGATGGAGGGGTGTTTTGA
- a CDS encoding SMP-30/gluconolactonase/LRE family protein, whose amino-acid sequence MTDLVPFSGRIVCDFASELGEGPTYDPATDTAWWFNIKGQELHELHLDSGRKTIHPLPFLGSVLATIDPGLQLIASDQGLFVRDTASFELSPFAALEDKPGNRSNDGRVHASGSLWIGTMGRRAEKHAGAIYHVAGNRVTKLYGNITIPNGICFSPDGATAYFTDTDVNHLMRVSIDPATGLPTGDPAVLSDESAAPGGIDGSVCDADGLIWNSRWGAGAVEVYKPDGRKVARYAVPATQPSCPAFIGTKADRLLVTSAWQDLDDAARSADPNAGKTFELGIEVKGRFEPAFQL is encoded by the coding sequence ATGACCGACCTTGTTCCCTTTTCCGGTCGCATCGTTTGCGACTTCGCGTCCGAACTCGGTGAAGGCCCGACCTATGACCCCGCGACCGACACCGCCTGGTGGTTCAACATCAAAGGGCAGGAACTGCACGAGCTTCATCTCGACAGCGGACGCAAGACGATTCACCCGCTGCCCTTTCTCGGCAGCGTGCTCGCCACCATCGATCCCGGCCTGCAATTGATCGCCTCGGACCAGGGGCTCTTCGTGCGCGACACGGCAAGCTTCGAGCTCAGCCCCTTCGCGGCGCTCGAAGACAAGCCGGGCAACCGCTCCAATGACGGGCGCGTCCATGCCTCGGGCTCACTCTGGATCGGCACCATGGGGCGCAGGGCCGAGAAGCACGCGGGCGCGATCTACCACGTCGCCGGCAACCGGGTAACGAAGCTCTACGGCAATATCACCATCCCGAACGGCATCTGCTTTTCGCCGGATGGCGCCACCGCCTATTTCACCGACACGGACGTCAATCACCTGATGCGCGTCTCGATCGATCCGGCCACCGGGCTGCCGACCGGCGATCCGGCCGTTCTTTCCGACGAGAGCGCCGCACCGGGCGGGATCGACGGCTCGGTCTGCGATGCCGATGGCTTGATCTGGAATTCCCGCTGGGGTGCCGGCGCCGTCGAGGTGTACAAGCCCGACGGCCGAAAGGTGGCCCGCTACGCCGTGCCGGCGACGCAGCCGAGTTGCCCGGCCTTCATCGGCACGAAAGCGGACCGGCTGCTGGTCACCTCGGCATGGCAGGATCTCGACGACGCGGCACGCTCGGCCGACCCGAACGCCGGCAAGACCTTCGAGCTCGGCATTGAAGTCAAGGGCCGCTTCGAGCCGGCGTTCCAGCTCTAG
- a CDS encoding LuxR family transcriptional regulator, giving the protein MSWNARMQDTMTTGMTDVELPRGGDFASEIAKLETQFDIIRYMRRITHIFGFKTFLICSIPPIDMERLSAATVISNMPAELLNKYDSLSMLRFSTGVRRLRETTTPFQITLEDWESEGGTPDSAADYIVMLRENGIFQANYFPVHDAEGGRGAVILMGPEADLPMTAAMELQMIAIHVYNRLAEIGSVWKSSSTTLSEREIQCLSWTAAGKTSAEIAGILGLSEHTVNHYLNHVTKKLDAVNRTQAVVKAMKKGYIS; this is encoded by the coding sequence ATGTCATGGAACGCGCGAATGCAAGATACGATGACGACCGGGATGACTGACGTCGAACTACCCCGGGGCGGTGATTTCGCGTCTGAGATCGCAAAGCTGGAGACTCAGTTCGATATTATCCGCTACATGCGGCGGATTACGCATATTTTCGGTTTCAAGACGTTCCTCATCTGCTCGATTCCGCCGATCGACATGGAGCGGCTTTCCGCCGCCACCGTGATTTCCAACATGCCGGCCGAACTTCTCAACAAATACGACAGCCTGTCGATGCTGCGCTTCAGCACGGGCGTTCGTCGGTTGAGGGAGACGACGACCCCCTTCCAGATCACGCTTGAAGATTGGGAGAGCGAGGGTGGCACGCCGGATTCCGCCGCGGATTACATTGTGATGCTGCGCGAGAACGGTATCTTCCAGGCAAACTATTTCCCGGTCCATGACGCCGAAGGCGGCCGCGGCGCGGTCATTCTCATGGGTCCGGAGGCAGACCTGCCGATGACCGCGGCGATGGAACTGCAGATGATCGCGATCCACGTCTACAACCGTCTCGCCGAGATCGGCTCCGTCTGGAAGAGCAGCAGCACAACCCTCTCGGAGCGGGAAATCCAGTGCCTGAGCTGGACGGCCGCCGGCAAGACGAGCGCCGAAATCGCGGGGATCCTCGGCCTCTCCGAGCATACCGTCAATCACTACCTCAACCATGTCACCAAGAAGCTCGACGCCGTCAACCGCACGCAAGCGGTCGTGAAGGCGATGAAGAAGGGCTATATCAGCTAG
- a CDS encoding LuxR family transcriptional regulator, which yields MMDFNADITSLVLPDGRSINDAIGNEDDVKRVLDQISDAFGFRGFMVLAIPDSGCHSLAAQALLTSWPMEFLRRYDSAGLIEGSPVIQRLRRSTIPFTYDAHLLARRRVDGKGEAAISVFEAAGMPRGLYLPVHDAKGGRAAIAFGGDREVVSSDEMQALNFWAGLLYSRLSEVRTHDRRRPGSLSRREIECLRWAAAGKTTVEMARIMALSEYTVNHYLNRATRKLDSVNRVQTVAKAMRAGLIN from the coding sequence ATGATGGATTTCAACGCGGACATTACTTCACTGGTCCTTCCCGACGGTCGCTCGATCAATGACGCGATTGGCAATGAAGACGATGTCAAGCGCGTTCTCGACCAGATTTCGGACGCTTTCGGATTTCGCGGCTTCATGGTGCTGGCCATTCCGGACTCCGGGTGCCACAGCCTTGCCGCGCAGGCGCTGCTCACCTCTTGGCCGATGGAATTCCTGCGGCGCTATGACAGCGCCGGCCTGATCGAGGGAAGCCCCGTGATCCAGCGGTTGCGCCGGAGTACCATCCCCTTCACCTATGATGCGCATCTTTTGGCGCGCAGGCGCGTGGACGGCAAGGGCGAGGCCGCGATCAGCGTCTTCGAGGCGGCCGGCATGCCGCGCGGCCTTTATCTTCCGGTTCACGACGCAAAGGGAGGCCGCGCCGCGATCGCCTTTGGCGGAGACAGGGAGGTGGTTTCGAGCGACGAAATGCAGGCGCTGAATTTCTGGGCAGGGCTCCTCTATAGCCGGCTTTCCGAAGTCAGGACGCACGACCGACGCCGGCCGGGCAGCCTTTCGCGGCGTGAGATCGAATGTCTGCGCTGGGCCGCGGCGGGGAAGACGACCGTGGAGATGGCGCGAATCATGGCGCTTTCCGAATACACGGTGAACCATTACCTGAACCGGGCGACCCGCAAGCTCGATTCCGTCAACCGGGTTCAGACGGTCGCCAAGGCGATGCGGGCCGGCCTTATCAATTAG
- a CDS encoding IclR family transcriptional regulator: protein MTDLESEGPGTGTLGKALAVLEAVAAADRPQRFTDILQSVRQPRGTLHRLLGHLVDEGLLVQRGDLSYEPGLRLLKLAYRSWSGNQFRDIAEPHLLRLHELTGETVHLGILRETEIIYVDKVESRQTVRMSSQIGKASPAYCTGIGKAALSSLAQGELERIAAKTQFVPFTQRTHRSAISLLAEIEEIRRDGHAFDREEHEAEICCVAAPIVVREHELVAGVSVTGPSYRVTMTQLAAWAADVRNAAAKIEEEARIRLGPGRGGR, encoded by the coding sequence GTGACGGATCTGGAAAGCGAGGGGCCGGGGACCGGCACTCTGGGTAAGGCCTTGGCTGTTCTCGAGGCCGTTGCGGCGGCCGACCGTCCGCAGCGCTTCACCGATATCCTTCAATCCGTCCGCCAGCCGCGCGGCACGCTGCATCGGCTGCTCGGGCATCTCGTCGATGAAGGCCTGTTGGTGCAGCGAGGCGATCTTTCCTACGAACCCGGGCTGCGCCTCCTGAAGCTTGCCTATCGCTCCTGGTCCGGCAACCAGTTCCGCGACATCGCCGAACCGCACCTGCTTCGTCTGCATGAGTTGACCGGCGAAACCGTTCATCTCGGCATATTGCGCGAAACCGAGATCATCTATGTCGACAAGGTCGAAAGCCGTCAGACGGTGCGCATGAGTTCGCAGATCGGCAAGGCCTCGCCGGCCTATTGCACGGGGATTGGCAAGGCGGCCCTGTCATCCCTTGCCCAGGGCGAACTGGAGCGAATCGCGGCAAAGACGCAATTCGTCCCGTTCACCCAGCGCACGCATCGCTCGGCCATCTCGCTGCTTGCCGAAATTGAAGAGATTCGCCGCGACGGACATGCTTTCGACCGCGAGGAGCATGAAGCCGAAATCTGTTGTGTGGCGGCGCCAATCGTCGTTCGCGAACACGAGCTGGTTGCCGGCGTATCGGTGACCGGGCCTTCCTATCGCGTCACCATGACGCAATTGGCGGCTTGGGCCGCGGATGTGCGCAACGCCGCGGCGAAGATCGAAGAGGAGGCCAGAATCCGGCTGGGGCCCGGGCGCGGCGGCCGCTAG
- a CDS encoding 2-dehydro-3-deoxygalactonokinase gives MTAGYYAAVDWGTSSFRLWLIGEDGAALAERRSAEGMTTAARTGFHAVLDSHLAAVSAPAHLPIIICGMAGARQGWKEAGYLETPAALGAIAGHAIAVPDVDRDIRILPGLAQRDGRHPDVMRGEETQLLGAAGMLDHGRHLVCMPGTHSKWVRLSGQTVDGFSTFMTGELFDAISKHTILSHAVAEADAIAADSAAFADAVTRARENPALATNLLFSVRAGQLLHGLSAADAKARLSGTLIGLEIAGALASAGSVDGICLVGSGRLGALYRSALESQGIAVRLVDADEAVRAGLSAAAQAIWPL, from the coding sequence ATGACGGCAGGCTACTATGCCGCGGTGGACTGGGGGACCTCGAGCTTCCGCTTGTGGCTCATCGGAGAAGACGGGGCAGCGCTCGCCGAGCGCCGCAGCGCGGAAGGCATGACGACCGCGGCAAGAACCGGCTTTCACGCCGTCCTCGACAGCCATCTGGCCGCCGTTTCGGCACCGGCCCACTTGCCGATCATCATCTGCGGCATGGCGGGCGCCCGCCAGGGCTGGAAAGAAGCCGGATATCTGGAAACGCCGGCAGCGCTTGGCGCCATCGCGGGACATGCGATCGCCGTTCCGGACGTGGATCGCGACATCCGCATCCTGCCGGGGCTGGCCCAGCGAGACGGCCGGCACCCGGATGTCATGCGCGGCGAGGAGACGCAACTGCTCGGCGCCGCCGGCATGCTCGATCACGGCCGGCACCTCGTGTGCATGCCGGGCACCCACAGCAAGTGGGTCCGGCTTTCCGGACAAACGGTCGACGGCTTTTCGACTTTCATGACCGGCGAATTGTTCGACGCCATCTCGAAGCATACGATTCTCAGCCATGCCGTGGCGGAGGCAGATGCCATTGCCGCCGACAGCGCGGCCTTTGCCGATGCGGTCACGCGGGCGCGGGAAAATCCGGCGCTGGCGACCAACCTCCTGTTCTCCGTCCGGGCCGGACAGTTGCTCCACGGCCTGAGCGCCGCCGACGCCAAGGCTCGCCTGTCCGGAACGCTGATCGGCCTGGAGATTGCCGGAGCGCTGGCATCGGCGGGCTCGGTAGACGGCATCTGCCTCGTCGGCTCCGGCAGGCTTGGTGCGCTCTATCGCTCGGCGCTCGAAAGCCAGGGGATCGCAGTCCGGCTTGTCGACGCCGACGAGGCGGTGCGGGCCGGCCTTTCGGCCGCTGCCCAAGCCATTTGGCCCCTTTGA
- a CDS encoding Mrp/NBP35 family ATP-binding protein: MPDVTREMVLEKLRGVRGPDMEGNIVDLGLVSDVFISDGKAYFSITVPADRAKELEPMRAAAERVVREIPGVKAAMVALTADRKAAPQAAPVQRPAPPSGHAHAPRPAGGAPAKAGIPGVGAIIAVASGKGGVGKSTTSVNLALALQANGLKVGLLDADIYGPSMPRLLKISGRPQQIEGRLIRPMENYGLRVMSMGFLVDEEVAMIWRGPMIQSALLQMLREVAWGELDVLVVDMPPGTGDAQLTMAQQVPLAGAVIVSTPQDLALADARKGITMFRKVEVPVLGIVENMSYFVAPDTGNRYDIFGHGGARKEAERIGVPFLGEVPLTMGIRETSDAGTPLVVSDPDGEVARIYRGIAERVWEQLSAGQGSKSRAMPNIVFE, encoded by the coding sequence ATGCCGGACGTAACCAGGGAAATGGTTCTTGAAAAGCTGCGCGGCGTGCGCGGCCCGGACATGGAAGGCAACATCGTCGATCTTGGACTGGTCTCCGATGTGTTCATTTCCGACGGCAAGGCCTATTTCTCGATCACGGTGCCGGCCGACCGGGCGAAAGAGCTCGAACCGATGCGCGCCGCTGCCGAACGAGTCGTTCGCGAAATACCGGGCGTGAAGGCGGCCATGGTCGCGCTGACCGCCGACCGCAAGGCGGCGCCTCAGGCGGCCCCCGTGCAGCGACCGGCTCCGCCGTCCGGCCACGCGCATGCGCCGCGACCGGCCGGCGGTGCGCCGGCAAAGGCGGGCATTCCGGGCGTTGGCGCCATCATCGCGGTTGCTTCCGGTAAGGGCGGCGTCGGCAAGTCCACGACGTCGGTAAACCTGGCCTTGGCGCTTCAGGCGAATGGTCTCAAGGTCGGGCTGCTCGACGCCGACATCTATGGCCCGTCGATGCCGCGCCTCCTGAAGATTTCCGGCCGCCCGCAGCAGATCGAGGGACGGCTCATCCGGCCGATGGAAAATTACGGGCTGCGGGTGATGTCGATGGGCTTCCTTGTCGACGAGGAGGTCGCGATGATCTGGCGCGGGCCGATGATCCAGTCCGCTCTCCTGCAGATGCTGCGCGAGGTGGCCTGGGGCGAGCTCGACGTGCTCGTCGTCGACATGCCGCCCGGCACTGGCGATGCCCAACTGACGATGGCCCAGCAGGTGCCGCTCGCCGGCGCCGTTATCGTGTCGACACCGCAGGACCTGGCCCTTGCCGACGCGCGCAAGGGCATCACGATGTTTCGCAAGGTCGAGGTTCCGGTGCTCGGAATCGTTGAAAACATGAGCTATTTCGTCGCCCCGGACACGGGCAACCGCTACGACATCTTCGGCCATGGCGGTGCTCGCAAGGAGGCCGAGCGGATTGGCGTGCCCTTCCTCGGAGAAGTCCCGCTCACCATGGGGATCCGGGAAACCTCGGATGCGGGCACGCCTCTGGTGGTTTCCGATCCGGACGGCGAGGTAGCGCGCATCTACCGTGGTATCGCCGAACGCGTCTGGGAGCAGCTCTCAGCTGGCCAGGGCAGTAAAAGCCGCGCAATGCCGAACATCGTCTTCGAATAG
- a CDS encoding 2-dehydro-3-deoxy-6-phosphogalactonate aldolase: protein MNRIPLPPMKYPLIAILRGLKPEETGSVVGALIEAGFTAIEIPLNSPDPFRSIETAVKMAPGHCLIGAGTVLTTEQVEQLDDVGGRLMVSPNVEPSVIRLAAAKGMVTMPGVFTPTEALAAAAAGASGLKFFPASVLGPSGIGAIRAVLPGDLEIAAVGGVSETNFGDYAKIGVRSFGLGSSLYKPGMSAADVRQRAVATLAAYDAVYGGPR, encoded by the coding sequence ATGAACCGCATCCCCTTGCCACCGATGAAATATCCGCTGATCGCGATTCTGCGCGGCCTGAAGCCAGAAGAGACCGGGAGCGTCGTCGGCGCCTTGATCGAGGCAGGCTTCACGGCGATCGAGATTCCGTTGAACTCGCCCGACCCGTTCCGCTCCATCGAAACCGCGGTGAAGATGGCGCCGGGCCATTGCCTCATCGGCGCCGGCACGGTGCTGACGACGGAGCAGGTTGAGCAGCTCGACGACGTCGGCGGGCGCCTCATGGTCAGCCCCAATGTCGAGCCGTCGGTCATTCGGCTTGCCGCGGCCAAGGGCATGGTGACGATGCCCGGCGTCTTCACGCCGACGGAAGCACTCGCGGCCGCCGCGGCGGGCGCGAGCGGACTGAAATTCTTCCCGGCGAGCGTCCTCGGCCCGTCCGGCATTGGTGCCATTCGGGCCGTGCTTCCGGGCGATTTGGAGATCGCCGCCGTCGGCGGCGTTTCGGAAACCAATTTCGGCGATTACGCCAAGATCGGCGTCCGCAGCTTCGGGCTCGGCTCGAGCCTCTACAAGCCGGGGATGAGCGCCGCGGATGTCAGGCAGCGGGCGGTGGCCACGCTCGCGGCCTATGACGCCGTCTATGGAGGCCCGCGATGA
- a CDS encoding magnesium transporter CorA family protein produces MISGYCVNGEAVALSTAEPPAALRPEIVWIDLVEPTRAEELMMEGLLGISIPTRDDLKGIEPSSRLYVEDGAVFMTASLIYRSETQIAGLTDVGFILSGGRLVTIRYAEPRVFGLFKAGLHRIPGGCRNGVVILTRLLETISDRTSEILEQAVDKIDDLSIEVFGDRAAGRRRPPQLLEARLRDVAGFHRLVAKTRDSLASLSRLLTFLYTVPEVQEDKYSRELCRSISRDIQSLSEHAAFISGNITFLLDASLGLINVEQNAIIKIFSIASVVLLPPTLVASVYGMNFRVMPELEWQFGYPWALAAMVLSAIIPFFFFRWKGWL; encoded by the coding sequence ATGATCTCAGGATATTGCGTCAATGGCGAAGCCGTCGCGCTCTCGACGGCGGAACCGCCTGCCGCCCTGCGCCCGGAAATCGTCTGGATCGACCTCGTCGAGCCGACCAGGGCCGAAGAACTGATGATGGAAGGGCTGCTCGGAATTTCCATTCCGACCCGGGACGACCTCAAGGGCATCGAGCCGTCGAGCCGCCTTTATGTCGAAGACGGCGCCGTCTTCATGACCGCCTCGCTGATCTATCGCAGCGAGACGCAGATTGCTGGCCTGACGGACGTCGGCTTCATTCTTTCCGGCGGCCGGCTGGTGACGATCCGCTACGCTGAGCCGCGCGTCTTCGGCCTCTTCAAGGCTGGTTTGCATCGGATTCCCGGTGGTTGCCGGAACGGCGTGGTGATCCTGACCCGGCTGCTCGAAACGATCTCCGACCGGACTTCTGAAATTCTGGAGCAGGCCGTAGACAAGATCGACGACTTGTCGATCGAGGTGTTCGGCGACCGCGCTGCGGGCCGGCGCAGGCCGCCGCAACTGCTCGAAGCGCGCCTGCGCGATGTGGCGGGCTTTCACAGGCTGGTGGCGAAGACGCGCGACAGCCTTGCTTCCCTGTCGAGGCTGCTCACCTTCCTCTACACCGTCCCGGAAGTGCAGGAGGACAAGTATAGTCGCGAGCTTTGCCGCTCGATCTCCAGGGATATCCAATCGCTCTCTGAACACGCGGCCTTCATCTCCGGCAACATCACCTTCCTGCTCGATGCCTCGCTCGGTCTCATCAACGTCGAGCAGAACGCCATCATCAAGATCTTCTCGATCGCTTCCGTCGTACTGCTGCCGCCGACGCTGGTCGCGTCCGTCTATGGCATGAATTTCCGGGTCATGCCGGAACTCGAATGGCAGTTCGGCTATCCCTGGGCGCTGGCGGCCATGGTGCTTTCGGCAATCATCCCGTTTTTCTTCTTTCGCTGGAAAGGCTGGCTCTAG